From Scleropages formosus chromosome 9, fSclFor1.1, whole genome shotgun sequence, one genomic window encodes:
- the ackr4b gene encoding atypical chemokine receptor 4b — protein MADGEEEDFDYGDHENYSTYDGFYEDYPTVCDKEDVRSFARVFLPAIYALALVVGLAGNSLVVAVYVHYKKLRTMTDVHILNLAAADLLLLLTLPFWAADAVHGWELGEAMCKLTSAMYAINFGCGMLFLACISVDRYLAVLGAGRGRGLRRGQRTAVCMAVWATALVLGIPDIVFSTVRQIAANRKACMAVYSNRMAAPTKAALEILDVVLSFLLPFLVMVFCYTRLARALHRLPEARRGKKQQAFRVLVAVVGVFVVTQLPYNVIKFCRAMDVIYALVTHCELSKGLDRAMQVAESLALSHSCLNPVLYAFLGSSFRQHLLKLLKTFGQRRRGRPQQEQQTEVEISLDSHTPSEETSHFTI, from the coding sequence ATGGCAGACGGAGAGGAGGAGGATTTCGACTACGGCGACCACGAGAACTACAGCACCTACGACGGCTTCTACGAGGACTACCCCACGGTGTGCGACAAGGAGGACGTGCGCTCCTTCGCCAGGGTCTTCCTGCCCGCCATCTACGCCTTGGCGCTGGTAGTGGGCTTGGCGGGAAACTCCCTGGTGGTGGCCGTCTACGTGCACTACAAGAAGTTGAGGACCATGACGGACGTGCACATCCTCAACCTGGCGGCGGCcgacctgctgctcctcctcacgCTTCCCTTTTGGGCGGCGGACGCCGTGCACGGCTGGGAGCTGGGCGAGGCCATGTGCAAGCTCACCTCAGCCATGTACGCCATCAACTTCGGCTGCGGGATGCTCTTCCTGGCCTGCATCAGCGTCGACCGCTATCTGGCCGTGCTGGGGGCCGGACGGGGCCGCGGGCTGCGGCGGGGACAGCGTACCGCGGTGTGCATGGCTGTCTGGGCCACCGCCCTTGTGCTGGGCATCCCCGACATCgttttctccacagtgaggCAAATCGCCGCAAACAGGAAGGCCTGCATGGCCGTCTACTCAAACAGAATGGCTGCCCCCACCAAGGCCGCCTTGGAGATCTTGGATGTGGTGCTGAGCTTCCTCCTACCCTTCCTGGTCATGGTGTTCTGCTACACCCGGCTGGCTCGAGCCCTCCACCGTCTCCCGGAGGCCAGGCGGGGGAAGAAGCAGCAGGCTTTCCGGGTACTGGTGGCCGTGGTGGGTGTCTTTGTGGTCACTCAGCTGCCCTACAACGTCATCAAATTCTGCCGCGCCATGGATGTCATTTACGCCCTGGTGACCCACTGCGAGCTCAGCAAGGGCCTCGACCGGGCCATGCAGGTGGCGGAGAGCCTGGCATTAAGCCACAGCTGCCTCAACCCCGTGCTCTACGCCTTCCTTGGCTCTTCCTTCCGACAGCATCTCCTCAAACTCCTCAAGACCTTCGGCCAGCGGCGGAGGGGGCGGCCCCAGCAGGAACAGCAGACGGAGGTCGAGATCTCGCTCGACTCCCACACGCCCTCCGAGGAGACCAGCCACTTCACCATATGA